In the Gemmatimonadota bacterium genome, one interval contains:
- a CDS encoding S9 family peptidase translates to MMTSTFTALRYSFLIAGLAVPLHAQDRDPVQPEDYGQWESLGSGTLSPNGEWLAVPISRVNRENELRIHRTNSDSVIVVAYGARPAFSEDGQWVAYAIGKSEQEEEEIEDGDGEVRDDLGLLNLATSEQRTIAEIESFAFGGGGTHLAMARYPAEDTRTIVVEGLTAGDRVSFGGVDSWAWQDDGALLVFTVHGADGVGNGVQLYDASEGRVRSLDSSESEYAQLTWRDDSSDLAVLREFEDEDHDEAGHVLLAWRDLAGSAASFELDPAGHESIGLDERIVAFRSLTWAEDGRSIFFGVKEWELSEDETDSDSDADSDSDADDDEEEEEEGAQNDEEDGGDTDDDDDSDGLGLDPAEMEIWRSSDERTLPTQKRDEEDDERQNDLFVWHLDSARTLRLTDETLDRPRVVADGRLVLATNDDAYSFDGMFGRGRVDLYAIDPDTGERQLAAQKIGSLYGASHMGRYVHYYRDGHFYAFDREGGSTIALSAHAGRTFANMADDHPVPELPSYGVSGWTDGDASLLVYDEFDVWELPVEGMPGRLTDGRDEEIVHRIARLDPDADPVDLDEGVYLTLRGKWTLYHGVARLRGDRVERLIYQDDNVARLTKAKSADVYAYVAQDFDDSPDYFVGDDFAEAHQVTRTNPFQADYAWGYTELIPYTNHNGVRLHGALFYPANYDPSRTYPMIVYIYEFRSRNAKLYSVPTHRSYYNSSVWTAEGYFVLQPDILFDSRDPGVSSAKTLERAVAAVVETGMVDPEKVGLVGHSWGGYQAQFVPTYTDVFAASVAGAGISNLVTMYGSIFWVAGAPESEHIEVGQERMEVPYYVDPEAFMRNSAVFNIESLNTPLLLEVGDSDQNVDWRQSIELYNVARRAEKTLTMLVYHGEDHGLSQEENQADYQRRILEWFDHYLKGEEAARWIDQEIPWLEQKETVGDGR, encoded by the coding sequence ATGATGACGAGCACTTTCACAGCGCTGCGCTATTCGTTCTTGATCGCTGGGCTAGCGGTTCCGCTCCACGCTCAGGACCGGGACCCCGTCCAGCCTGAGGACTACGGGCAGTGGGAGTCCCTGGGCTCCGGTACGCTGTCCCCGAACGGAGAGTGGCTTGCGGTACCGATTTCCCGCGTGAATCGAGAGAACGAGCTCCGTATCCACCGGACGAACTCCGACTCCGTCATCGTCGTAGCGTACGGTGCTCGGCCCGCCTTCTCGGAGGACGGGCAGTGGGTGGCCTACGCGATCGGTAAGTCCGAGCAGGAAGAGGAGGAGATCGAGGACGGCGACGGGGAAGTGCGGGACGATCTGGGTCTCCTGAACCTGGCCACCAGCGAGCAGCGCACGATCGCCGAGATCGAGAGCTTCGCATTCGGAGGCGGAGGCACGCATCTGGCTATGGCGCGCTATCCGGCGGAAGACACTCGGACGATCGTCGTAGAGGGGCTGACCGCGGGTGACCGGGTCAGCTTCGGGGGCGTGGATTCTTGGGCTTGGCAGGATGACGGTGCGCTGCTGGTGTTTACGGTCCACGGAGCCGACGGGGTAGGGAACGGCGTTCAGCTCTATGACGCCTCCGAGGGCCGCGTGAGGAGCCTCGACTCGAGCGAGTCCGAGTACGCGCAACTGACCTGGAGGGACGATTCGTCCGACCTGGCGGTGCTGCGCGAGTTCGAGGACGAAGACCACGACGAAGCGGGCCACGTACTGCTAGCGTGGCGTGACCTCGCGGGATCGGCGGCGAGCTTCGAGCTCGACCCGGCGGGTCACGAGTCCATCGGGCTCGACGAACGCATCGTCGCTTTCCGCTCGCTGACTTGGGCCGAAGACGGCCGATCGATCTTCTTCGGCGTGAAGGAATGGGAGCTTTCCGAGGACGAGACCGACTCGGACTCCGATGCCGATTCGGACTCCGATGCCGACGACGACGAAGAAGAAGAAGAAGAAGGGGCCCAGAACGACGAGGAAGACGGAGGGGACACCGACGATGACGACGATTCGGACGGTCTCGGCCTCGACCCCGCGGAGATGGAGATTTGGCGCTCCAGCGACGAGCGGACGCTGCCTACTCAAAAGCGTGACGAGGAGGACGACGAGCGGCAGAACGACCTCTTCGTGTGGCATCTCGATTCGGCGCGCACGCTGCGCCTGACGGACGAGACACTCGACCGGCCCCGCGTCGTTGCCGATGGCCGACTCGTGCTCGCGACCAACGATGACGCCTACTCGTTCGACGGCATGTTCGGCCGGGGACGGGTGGACCTGTACGCAATCGACCCAGACACCGGCGAGCGCCAGCTTGCCGCGCAGAAGATCGGCTCTCTCTACGGGGCCAGCCACATGGGACGATACGTGCACTACTACCGGGATGGTCACTTCTACGCCTTCGACCGCGAAGGCGGGTCGACGATCGCGCTGTCGGCCCACGCGGGCAGGACCTTCGCGAACATGGCAGATGATCACCCCGTGCCCGAGTTGCCCTCGTACGGTGTGAGCGGTTGGACCGACGGGGACGCGTCCCTTCTCGTCTACGATGAGTTCGACGTGTGGGAGCTGCCGGTCGAGGGGATGCCCGGGCGTCTCACCGACGGGCGCGACGAGGAGATCGTGCACCGCATCGCGCGTCTGGATCCGGACGCGGATCCGGTGGACCTCGACGAAGGCGTATATCTCACGCTCCGTGGCAAATGGACCCTGTACCACGGTGTCGCCCGTCTGCGCGGAGACCGGGTCGAGCGCCTGATCTACCAGGACGACAACGTCGCGCGACTCACCAAGGCCAAGAGTGCCGACGTGTACGCGTACGTCGCGCAGGACTTCGACGACTCACCCGACTACTTCGTGGGGGACGACTTCGCCGAGGCTCACCAGGTGACCCGCACCAACCCGTTCCAAGCAGACTACGCCTGGGGGTACACGGAGCTGATCCCGTACACGAACCACAACGGTGTTCGACTCCACGGCGCGCTCTTCTATCCGGCGAACTACGACCCATCGCGGACGTATCCGATGATCGTGTACATCTACGAATTTCGGTCCCGGAACGCCAAGCTGTACTCGGTCCCGACGCATCGGAGCTACTACAACTCGTCGGTTTGGACGGCCGAAGGCTACTTCGTCCTGCAGCCCGACATCCTCTTCGACTCGCGGGATCCGGGTGTCTCGTCCGCGAAGACGCTCGAGCGTGCGGTTGCGGCGGTGGTGGAGACCGGCATGGTCGACCCCGAGAAGGTTGGCCTCGTGGGTCACTCCTGGGGCGGCTACCAGGCGCAGTTCGTGCCGACGTATACCGATGTATTCGCCGCGTCGGTGGCGGGAGCGGGCATCAGCAACCTGGTCACGATGTACGGCTCGATCTTCTGGGTCGCGGGGGCTCCCGAGTCGGAGCACATCGAGGTCGGTCAGGAGCGCATGGAAGTGCCCTACTACGTCGATCCCGAAGCCTTCATGCGGAACTCAGCCGTGTTCAACATCGAATCGCTCAACACGCCCCTGCTCTTGGAGGTGGGTGATTCCGACCAGAACGTCGATTGGCGTCAGAGCATCGAGTTGTACAACGTCGCGCGTCGCGCGGAAAAGACGCTCACGATGCTCGTCTACCACGGTGAAGACCACGGTCTCAGCCAGGAGGAGAACCAGGCCGACTACCAACGCCGCATCCTCGAGTGGTTCGACCACTACCTGAAGGGTGAGGAGGCCGCGCGCTGGATCGATCAGGAGATTCCCTGGCTGGAGCAGAAGGAGACGGTCGGGGACGGTCGCTAG
- a CDS encoding PQQ-dependent dehydrogenase, methanol/ethanol family has translation MKPSPSRARQRRSARALMSVVAAFTLSACSTPAPTGVAGIAPMPLPRPANPAPETEWTTHGLDLAETRFSPLDQIDSDNVDRLGVAWSWRIPRTGARLEATPLISDGVMYATGPMSFVYALDARTGEEIWHWDPAIPDEPEGGPSVCCGNVNRGVALYGDKVIVGLLDGRLVALNKMDGAVEWVQQTTPPGDYSITGAPRVARGKVIIGNGGAEYGVRGYVTAYDADTGEQLWRTYTVPGNPADGFESEAMRVAAETWNGEWWIIGGGGTAWDAMVYDGTANLLYVGTGNGAPWNRDIRSPGGGDNLYLSSIIALNADDGEMVWYYQTTPGDDWDYTATQPLMLLDLTIDGLERQVIVQAPKNGFFYVLDRLTGELLSAEAFADDLTWATEVDPESGRPIETPEARYGMNQKGAYLSPGPTGSHNWRPMAWNANTGLVYLPAQNNSSYYEMVESLEYTPGRWNTGTTIRQRATEGRPERPALTGPPRLLLAWDPVTNSEVWRVPGKGGNGGTLSTAGNLVFWGTGSMIVAYDAQNGEELWSAEIGNGTATPATYVLDGRQYVTIAGGVGGRGDPPRVWTFTLDAPRETDTGN, from the coding sequence ATGAAGCCGTCACCGTCCCGCGCGCGCCAGCGGCGTTCCGCCCGGGCTCTCATGTCGGTGGTGGCAGCGTTCACTCTGTCGGCTTGCTCGACGCCCGCTCCCACTGGAGTTGCCGGCATCGCTCCTATGCCCTTGCCCCGACCCGCGAACCCAGCGCCGGAGACGGAGTGGACGACCCACGGCCTCGACCTCGCCGAGACGCGCTTCAGTCCGCTCGATCAGATCGACTCCGACAACGTAGACCGTCTCGGCGTCGCCTGGAGCTGGCGGATACCGAGAACCGGAGCGCGGCTCGAGGCCACGCCGCTGATATCGGATGGTGTCATGTACGCCACGGGACCCATGAGCTTCGTCTACGCGCTCGATGCCCGAACAGGGGAAGAGATCTGGCACTGGGATCCCGCCATCCCCGACGAGCCGGAGGGTGGGCCGAGCGTGTGTTGTGGGAACGTCAACCGTGGCGTCGCGCTTTACGGTGACAAGGTGATCGTGGGACTTCTCGACGGCCGTCTGGTGGCGCTCAATAAAATGGACGGCGCCGTCGAATGGGTCCAGCAAACCACTCCTCCTGGGGACTACAGCATCACCGGAGCACCGCGCGTGGCTCGCGGCAAGGTCATCATCGGGAATGGCGGGGCCGAGTACGGAGTGCGTGGCTACGTAACGGCGTACGACGCCGACACGGGTGAGCAACTCTGGCGCACTTATACCGTTCCCGGGAACCCCGCGGATGGTTTCGAGAGCGAAGCGATGCGGGTGGCGGCAGAGACCTGGAATGGCGAGTGGTGGATCATCGGCGGTGGCGGCACCGCCTGGGACGCGATGGTCTACGACGGCACCGCCAACCTGCTCTATGTCGGCACCGGAAACGGCGCCCCGTGGAACCGTGACATCCGGAGTCCCGGGGGCGGCGACAACCTCTACCTCTCGTCGATCATCGCGCTGAACGCCGACGACGGAGAGATGGTCTGGTACTACCAGACGACTCCGGGGGACGACTGGGATTACACGGCGACCCAGCCGCTGATGCTGCTCGACCTGACGATCGACGGACTCGAGCGCCAGGTCATCGTGCAGGCACCCAAGAACGGATTCTTCTACGTGCTCGATCGCCTTACGGGGGAGCTCCTATCCGCGGAGGCGTTCGCAGACGACCTGACGTGGGCGACGGAGGTCGACCCCGAGTCCGGACGCCCGATCGAGACCCCCGAGGCGCGCTACGGAATGAACCAGAAGGGCGCCTACCTGTCTCCGGGCCCCACTGGCTCTCACAACTGGCGACCGATGGCATGGAATGCCAACACCGGCCTCGTCTACCTACCCGCTCAGAACAACAGCTCGTACTACGAGATGGTGGAGTCGCTCGAATACACGCCGGGTCGGTGGAATACAGGGACGACGATCCGCCAGCGCGCGACGGAAGGGCGACCCGAGCGTCCCGCGCTGACCGGACCGCCGAGACTGTTGCTCGCTTGGGATCCGGTCACGAACAGCGAGGTGTGGCGCGTGCCGGGTAAGGGAGGGAACGGAGGCACGCTGTCCACCGCTGGGAATCTGGTCTTCTGGGGCACAGGGAGCATGATTGTCGCCTACGACGCGCAGAACGGCGAAGAGCTGTGGTCCGCCGAGATCGGCAACGGTACCGCGACACCGGCCACCTA